A genomic region of Azoarcus sp. KH32C contains the following coding sequences:
- a CDS encoding 4Fe-4S cluster-binding domain-containing protein, with amino-acid sequence MKLALSRLHFPVTTLGPGRRLGIWVQGCSIRCPGCISSDTWAKRAPDVEVAELLEAIRPWLHECDGITISGGEPFEQLEALEQLLHAIRQLSGVSVLIYSGLPLEELASCNVVKQGLVDCLISDPFDVSMGQTKYLRGSDNQRMTCLTALGHEVFGSLDRHATDADRRLDVMFGGDGEVWLAGIPSRGDMARLQLILENRGTYLRTTEARS; translated from the coding sequence ATGAAACTCGCTCTTTCGCGCCTGCACTTTCCGGTAACCACGCTGGGTCCTGGGCGGAGGCTCGGGATATGGGTACAGGGATGTTCCATCCGCTGCCCAGGATGCATCTCTTCAGACACTTGGGCGAAAAGGGCTCCAGATGTAGAAGTCGCCGAGTTGCTCGAAGCCATCCGGCCGTGGCTCCACGAGTGTGATGGCATCACGATTTCTGGTGGCGAGCCATTCGAGCAGCTGGAGGCGCTCGAGCAGCTTCTCCATGCGATTCGCCAGTTGTCGGGGGTGAGCGTCCTAATTTACAGCGGGCTGCCGCTCGAAGAGCTTGCGAGCTGTAATGTCGTGAAGCAAGGACTAGTCGACTGCCTCATCTCCGACCCGTTCGACGTGAGCATGGGACAGACGAAGTACCTCCGAGGCAGTGACAACCAGCGTATGACGTGCCTGACAGCGCTTGGGCATGAAGTGTTCGGCTCTTTGGACCGACACGCTACAGACGCTGACCGCCGGCTCGACGTCATGTTCGGCGGGGATGGCGAGGTGTGGCTCGCAGGGATTCCGAGTAGAGGAGATATGGCTCGCTTGCAGTTGATTCTTGAAAACCGAGGAACGTACCTGAGGACGACGGAGGCGCGTTCATGA
- a CDS encoding AlpA family transcriptional regulator has protein sequence MKLLDLDELATLLGRSPETIKKDLKRNPLAVPPRLHIPGTRLLRWRSVDVEAWLASHVVLGGHQ, from the coding sequence ATGAAACTGCTTGACCTCGACGAACTAGCAACACTCCTTGGGCGAAGCCCTGAAACTATCAAGAAAGACCTAAAGCGAAACCCGCTGGCGGTCCCTCCACGCCTGCATATCCCTGGTACACGCCTGCTGCGTTGGCGCAGTGTTGATGTCGAAGCGTGGTTAGCTTCCCACGTCGTCCTGGGAGGTCATCAATGA
- a CDS encoding AAA family ATPase, translated as MEPKNQVTRWQRDFERFLPLKSQFVLSGNVRDLQVVEVQPGVVTAQPLNQCVAAALKRAGYANTILFQPLAGFSVVSATGEAASAAAGLLQELGVTAEGGQGRAGAELLASALDRIVKRQGEPVALIVDFAARLLTRPTDPTAAEHHLFTQALVLSQQAAPRPAGIDRRPFFNTVIWIVEKEGDLPDWFIVGNPRLRHIPVPRPDNRARRALAPALLKPLGGAAQAAPESLKKAQDEFVDGTEGMLLVDVNAISVLARVEGVPFDKIADAVRRYKVGVTEDPWLQIGREKIKNAEAFIRQRVKGQPDAVVHMLDIVKRAVMGVGGGRRGGRPRGVAFLAGPTGVGKTELAKTITSLLFGDESAYIRFDMSEFSAEHADQRLLGAPPGYIGYDAGGELTNAIREKPFSVVLFDEIEKAHPRVLDKFLQILDDGVLTSGRGDRVYFSEALIVFTSNLGIYKMTDSGERELNVSPQEPYEAVRQKVESEIERHFKFVLNRPEILNRIGENIIVFDFIREDIAGEIFQQMVANTLADLKSQELEVSLAPEAMTSLRALCLADLSNGGRGIRNQVEAHLLNPLARALFDADAAPGSSYLVSGLQAGQLSLESAAR; from the coding sequence GTGGAGCCTAAGAACCAGGTCACCCGGTGGCAGCGTGATTTCGAGCGGTTCCTGCCGCTCAAGAGCCAGTTCGTTCTGTCGGGCAATGTGCGGGACCTTCAGGTTGTTGAAGTGCAGCCAGGGGTAGTTACCGCTCAGCCTTTGAATCAGTGTGTCGCCGCGGCACTCAAGCGTGCTGGCTACGCCAACACCATCCTGTTCCAACCACTCGCCGGCTTCAGTGTAGTGTCTGCCACTGGTGAAGCAGCGAGCGCAGCTGCTGGCTTGTTGCAGGAGCTTGGCGTGACTGCTGAAGGTGGCCAAGGCAGGGCGGGGGCCGAATTGCTTGCAAGCGCGCTGGACAGAATCGTCAAGCGGCAAGGAGAGCCGGTCGCACTCATCGTCGATTTTGCTGCACGCCTGCTTACCCGGCCCACGGACCCGACGGCGGCAGAGCACCACCTGTTCACGCAGGCTCTGGTGCTTTCCCAGCAGGCGGCTCCTCGGCCGGCGGGCATCGACCGGCGGCCGTTCTTCAACACGGTCATCTGGATTGTGGAGAAGGAGGGTGACCTTCCGGACTGGTTCATCGTGGGAAACCCGCGCCTTCGCCACATCCCAGTGCCCCGACCAGATAACCGAGCGCGGCGCGCACTCGCGCCGGCGCTTCTCAAGCCGCTCGGGGGGGCCGCACAGGCCGCGCCGGAAAGCCTGAAGAAGGCTCAAGACGAGTTTGTCGATGGCACTGAGGGAATGCTTCTGGTCGACGTGAACGCGATTTCAGTCCTGGCGCGCGTTGAAGGCGTCCCTTTCGACAAAATTGCCGACGCAGTTCGCCGCTACAAGGTCGGAGTCACCGAAGACCCGTGGCTGCAAATCGGTCGGGAGAAGATTAAGAACGCCGAAGCCTTCATCCGGCAGCGAGTCAAAGGGCAGCCCGATGCGGTCGTGCACATGCTCGACATCGTCAAGAGAGCTGTGATGGGCGTTGGCGGTGGCAGACGCGGCGGACGGCCACGCGGGGTCGCATTCCTTGCCGGGCCGACCGGTGTCGGCAAGACTGAGCTCGCGAAGACCATTACCAGCCTTCTGTTTGGGGATGAGAGCGCCTACATCCGCTTTGACATGTCCGAGTTCAGCGCTGAGCATGCGGACCAGCGGCTGTTGGGCGCGCCTCCTGGGTACATAGGCTACGACGCTGGAGGAGAGCTCACGAATGCGATTCGCGAGAAGCCGTTCAGCGTGGTTCTCTTCGATGAAATCGAGAAGGCGCATCCACGAGTCCTAGACAAGTTCCTCCAAATCCTGGATGACGGCGTGCTCACTTCGGGACGTGGCGACCGGGTGTACTTCTCGGAGGCACTCATCGTGTTTACGTCGAACCTGGGCATCTACAAGATGACTGATTCGGGTGAGCGCGAACTCAATGTCTCTCCGCAAGAGCCCTACGAAGCAGTCAGGCAGAAGGTCGAATCCGAAATCGAGCGGCATTTCAAATTCGTGCTGAATCGCCCGGAGATTCTCAACCGCATAGGCGAGAACATCATCGTCTTCGACTTCATCCGGGAGGACATCGCTGGCGAGATTTTCCAGCAGATGGTGGCCAACACCCTCGCAGACTTGAAGTCGCAAGAGCTCGAAGTGTCCCTTGCACCTGAGGCGATGACCAGCCTTCGGGCGCTGTGCCTGGCAGACCTATCCAACGGCGGCCGTGGCATCAGGAACCAAGTGGAGGCTCACCTTCTGAACCCTTTGGCCCGCGCGCTTTTCGACGCCGATGCTGCTCCGGGCAGCTCGTATTTGGTCAGCGGTCTGCAGGCTGGCCAGCTTTCACTGGAAAGTGCTGCTCGATGA
- a CDS encoding SOS response-associated peptidase, translating to MRYRGFMCNRYVSADEAAIERFWHIGRHNQPRWAADIFPRVPGPFIRSVRGTSELELVVGQWGLIPFFARTPVLKYSTNNARFEEISEKASYKQSWARGRRCIIPAWSFDEPCWETGRNVWWRFQRADDAPWGLAGLWNAWTDPETGEIIESYTMLTVNADAHPLMSRMHKPDPKLPADQQDKRSVVAIEFADLSKWLTGTQAEAATLVRPPSMECTAATPMS from the coding sequence ATGCGCTATCGTGGCTTCATGTGCAATCGATACGTCTCTGCCGATGAAGCCGCCATTGAGAGGTTCTGGCACATCGGGCGTCACAACCAACCGCGCTGGGCGGCGGATATCTTCCCACGCGTCCCTGGACCATTCATTCGTTCGGTGCGGGGTACAAGTGAACTGGAGCTTGTTGTCGGCCAGTGGGGCCTGATTCCGTTCTTTGCGAGGACTCCAGTGCTCAAGTACTCGACCAACAACGCTCGGTTCGAGGAAATCAGCGAAAAGGCGTCATACAAGCAATCTTGGGCGCGTGGGCGGCGTTGCATCATCCCGGCTTGGTCCTTCGATGAGCCCTGCTGGGAAACGGGGCGCAACGTCTGGTGGCGTTTTCAGCGTGCAGACGATGCACCTTGGGGGTTGGCGGGGCTCTGGAACGCGTGGACCGACCCCGAGACCGGCGAAATCATCGAGAGCTACACCATGCTGACCGTCAATGCGGATGCACACCCGCTGATGTCTCGCATGCACAAGCCTGACCCCAAACTACCTGCGGACCAGCAGGACAAGCGCAGCGTCGTTGCTATTGAGTTTGCGGACCTGTCCAAGTGGCTGACGGGGACGCAGGCGGAGGCTGCAACCCTGGTGCGGCCGCCAAGCATGGAATGCACTGCCGCGACGCCGATGAGCTGA
- a CDS encoding NYN domain-containing protein — MSGPILPIEPRVAVLVDCDNTTPEILEYALRVVAQFGRVVLRRGYGNHSTLAKTWQEALVRQAFTPCLQYQYAAGKNTADIALALDALEAMFDQRADKFCIVTSDSDFAYLCRKLRERGATVCIVGESKTPEALRNASDQFFEWVAPVSADSEQSGTKAIHEKTEQPKPATIKRRPRFVVEAVALLAGNTSEGQVHLSSLGQYLKRTDPGFSPANYGHSGLLDMLKTYDLLALKKGDGGHYTVGLRSLAANVTNGASANSPTHVSALIAEVEE, encoded by the coding sequence ATGAGCGGACCAATCCTTCCTATTGAGCCTCGCGTTGCTGTCCTCGTCGACTGCGACAACACAACCCCCGAAATCCTGGAATACGCACTCAGAGTCGTCGCCCAGTTCGGCCGCGTTGTCCTCCGTCGCGGCTACGGCAACCACAGCACTCTCGCCAAGACGTGGCAGGAGGCGTTGGTTCGTCAGGCTTTCACACCATGTCTTCAGTATCAATACGCCGCCGGTAAGAACACCGCTGACATCGCCCTTGCACTGGATGCCCTTGAAGCGATGTTTGACCAGCGTGCCGACAAGTTTTGCATCGTCACAAGCGATTCCGATTTTGCATATTTGTGTCGAAAGCTCCGCGAGCGAGGCGCGACGGTATGTATCGTCGGTGAGTCCAAGACGCCCGAAGCGTTGCGTAACGCGAGCGACCAGTTTTTCGAGTGGGTCGCACCCGTGTCCGCGGATTCCGAGCAATCAGGTACCAAGGCCATTCACGAAAAAACCGAGCAACCAAAGCCGGCGACAATCAAGCGCAGGCCTCGATTCGTCGTGGAGGCGGTCGCACTACTCGCAGGCAATACGTCCGAAGGGCAGGTGCATCTGAGCTCGTTGGGGCAATACCTCAAGCGTACTGACCCTGGTTTCTCTCCTGCAAATTACGGGCATTCTGGCTTACTTGATATGCTGAAGACTTACGACCTGCTTGCTCTCAAGAAGGGAGACGGTGGTCACTACACAGTCGGTCTACGTTCTCTGGCGGCGAATGTAACTAATGGTGCATCTGCAAATTCGCCCACTCACGTCAGCGCACTGATTGCCGAAGTTGAGGAGTGA
- a CDS encoding phage/plasmid primase, P4 family: protein MSTRFDPHRYALQLDDGMHASDKQLLYRWTGTHWACVPDEDGERYAYRWIVEHDRGNASPENAKKAHKAAILWMGALPESPTETVIPCRNGYVIARGGRVYTIPPTSSMGLRHVISCDYHPGVADAPNFRRFLDRVLPDPEVQARVQEYIGYTLTSDARHQRAQFWIGGGANGKGVLANIVQALHGKPETVQLDALDGFRLSVLIGASLIYCDEAPRGRINEQLLKSMIAGERVQVDRKYRDPISIHLRGKWLVLGNHLPTVVDHSTGFWRRWDIVPFSVTIPEHERDPLLVRKICEREMSGVLHWALEGLVRLEQRGAFESQLPSAMRAVLHEAKAATNSVQAWADECAITFTASPHTEKDDVYRHYRHWCDRNGVSHMASPAFWTRVRDIGPFLETRKRVALGQVRTCNVVVPSLVTVLTQSIRAA from the coding sequence ATGAGCACGCGTTTTGACCCGCACCGATATGCGCTTCAACTCGATGACGGCATGCACGCGAGTGATAAACAACTCTTGTATCGTTGGACCGGTACTCACTGGGCCTGCGTACCGGACGAGGATGGCGAGCGGTACGCGTACCGCTGGATAGTTGAACACGACCGTGGAAACGCGTCGCCGGAAAACGCGAAAAAGGCGCACAAGGCGGCAATCCTGTGGATGGGAGCGCTGCCTGAATCACCGACTGAAACTGTTATTCCATGCCGGAACGGATATGTAATCGCCCGCGGAGGCAGGGTCTACACAATCCCCCCCACCTCGAGTATGGGGTTACGCCACGTCATTAGCTGCGACTATCACCCCGGCGTAGCCGACGCCCCAAATTTTCGACGTTTTCTCGACAGAGTACTGCCCGACCCCGAAGTTCAGGCCCGTGTTCAAGAGTACATCGGTTATACCTTGACCTCCGATGCACGGCATCAGCGTGCTCAGTTCTGGATAGGGGGCGGGGCAAACGGCAAGGGGGTGCTCGCCAATATAGTGCAGGCGCTGCATGGAAAACCGGAAACTGTCCAGCTCGACGCCCTCGATGGGTTCCGCCTCTCAGTACTCATCGGCGCGAGCCTAATTTACTGTGACGAGGCCCCACGAGGACGCATCAATGAACAACTGCTTAAATCCATGATTGCGGGCGAGCGTGTTCAGGTCGACAGGAAGTATCGCGACCCGATAAGCATCCATCTCCGCGGCAAATGGCTGGTGCTTGGCAACCATCTCCCCACGGTTGTCGACCACTCGACCGGATTCTGGCGCCGATGGGATATTGTCCCCTTCTCTGTAACAATTCCAGAGCACGAACGCGACCCCCTGCTCGTTCGAAAAATTTGCGAGAGAGAGATGTCAGGCGTGCTGCACTGGGCGTTGGAGGGGTTGGTGCGACTAGAGCAGCGTGGCGCATTTGAATCTCAACTGCCGAGCGCGATGCGCGCGGTTCTCCACGAAGCAAAAGCCGCAACGAACTCCGTACAGGCATGGGCGGACGAGTGCGCGATTACCTTCACGGCCTCACCGCACACGGAGAAGGACGACGTGTACCGCCATTACCGCCACTGGTGCGACCGTAACGGAGTGTCGCACATGGCATCCCCTGCCTTCTGGACACGGGTGCGAGATATTGGACCTTTTCTTGAAACCCGAAAGCGCGTGGCGCTGGGCCAGGTTAGAACCTGCAACGTAGTCGTCCCGAGTCTCGTTACAGTACTTACCCAATCCATCCGTGCCGCGTAG